The genomic window gcaaAAGGCGTCTGGCTTTGTTCCGGGGTATGTATAGGCCCGTAAACGGCAAAAAATTCGCCATTCTCTAGAAATCATTGGGCGCAGACCGGCAGAGGCGGTGCCCGTTCGTATTCCCTCTCGCTTGACAGCGCTGGCGGGATTCCGTCTTCTCGGCTGCCTAGGGCTTGGGAAAGGCAAAGAGAGGAGTTTGCGTAGAGTTTAGAAAGCCTCGCGGAAGAATTGACGTCTCCTCTGTTCCGTGTTTTGCGCGAGACTTCAACGTGGGCACATGGTAGCCGCAATGGCAGCTCGCCAAATCGACTGCAACGCAGCCTTGCCTCGGAGCAGAGCACATACGCATACGTCTACAATTTATTGACGCATACGCAGTTCGTCTCACTTGTTAGAATAGTTGCTCATGGGAAGCTGCGCGTGCATCGTTCTAACGGCGAGGGGTCGTCGATATAAATCCCTCAACCCTGGTCGGGTTATTCCATCGTGTGGGCTCACTGCGCAGCTGGGCCCCAGCCAGCAGAAATCAGACTCGTTACGTAGAAGAATAGGGGCAAGAGGGTAGGCTGGCTAGAGGTCATCCAGGAACTAGACAACCACAGGAGCAACTACGACGTCGTGGTGACTGCTGCTTGCATGAAGAACTCTTACTCAAACTCAGAAGTAGCTGCTTTTCGACGACCCTGTGCGACGGTCCCAGGATGTGCAGTAAGGCAGAAGAGAGTACTGCTTCTTCCAGCGTTGCTCACAGTTATTCCTTGCCCTTGTCTGCGCTACCGCCAGAGCAGGAGCCTTCACTGCGGTTCGTCGGATGGCTGATGCAGGTAGTAGCTTAGATTTCCGCCTAGGAGCATTGACGGTGCTTCGCTGGCATCCTCATGGGCGAGTTCTGTGAAAAAGAAGTTCTTTACAAAACTGAACGTGAATTCACAGAAGACTGTTGAGGGAAGTTGCCCATGTACCCCATGTGCAAAAAAATGGGGAACAAAAGCGGACTGAGTATTCCCCAAGCCATGAGACCTACTGCGAGGGAGAGTCTTCAGGCTTCGTCGCATACACATCAGGCGTATGTCCCGCTACTCTGGCGTTTGAGGTGCTACGTGCCAAGTGCGGGTACACCAGAGAGTAAGAGCTGCACGCGAGGACTGAGACACCTCGCCTACGGAAGTATCTACAGAGTCAGAATAAAAGATGGACTCACTTTGGTCGCGCTCCGAGCCCACACCCACGGAACAGGCACATGTGCATTCACATAACTTCACATCTACATATAGACGGCGAGCCAGCCTCGCGTCCTCATGGTAACACGTAGCATCGACGGTGCGGGACAGCTGATTCACTCCGCACGTATGCGTATGGAACAGTATGTTTGGCTACACGGAAGTTGTCGCCGGTTTGTGAGCCTGCAGATTTGTGTGAATGCATTCCATCCATGAAATTGTATCTGCGGACGCCCGTGGGACTGTCCCGCGCGGAAAGGGAAGCTGTGAACGGAGAAGAGTGAAGACGGATGTGGTTTTTCGGCAGAATGTGATGCAGGAATACCAGAATGCGTGTGTTGGGACCTCGCGCACCTTATGTAAGACGATGTACAACCGGCGATGCGAGCCACACCTTATCATGGTCTTGTTTTGCTACGCCGCGCAGTTCCTGTCCATTTTTTTTCACTTCTCCTTTGCGTTGGCTCTGTTTGCTCACAAGATTGGCGCCGCAGACTGTCCCATCATGCACTGTTTCCGTGTCAGCCCTGCGCACAGGTAAGAAACAAGGAAAGAATGGATCAGGCCATGcggcgagaaagaaggcacAAACTGCACACGGATTAAATACGCCCATCTGCGCAcctaagttgagactatctGTATATATTTTACGACGCTAACTTCCAAGTTGGATCCCTTGCCCGtgcgctctctcctccttgCAAACATGCGTCAGAATCacgcgcgaagcaggaaTTCGCTCCATGCAGCTATGCGTCGTGACATGCCCGGAGAAGAGTGATATATTATCAGTTGATGTTTGCGTGCTATGCGTTGACCTACCTGCGTGGCGGGGAATGCTGCTGAGCGCAGGCGTGctcaacatatatatatatatattaagatatacatacacctttacatacacgtatacatatatatatgtataaactGTTGTGGGTATGAAGCATGCGAGCATATGCCCTAACTCAGAAACGAAACAGAACATGCCGTTCTGTGCGAGCCTGCAGTGGACGCGCAGCAAGGCCTATCTAAAAGGAGCTGTCGCGCTGCTCATGgttttctttctccgtcCTCTGCTTTTTGAGGATGATAATCCTGTCAAAATCTCTCCTAACCTTTATCGCGGAAGAAGATCCTCTTGACGTGTTTCTTGGTTTTCTCGAATCGGTGTCACCAGAGAAACACATTTTTCGGCGAAGATTGAAACGCCGTAGGACCCCTCTTTACAAATTGTGACAGCTTCAAACGCGGTGTCCTGCTGCCACGATGAGAGGAGCTACGTGGTTCAAACTCGGGAAAATACATAGCTCAACGCGATATGAACAAGGACGCCTGATCGCTTGGCTGTCTTCTGCGAAATTGACAAGTCTTAAAAAAAAACAACGACGCGCCATGACACCACGGACCCGGAGTTTTTGAAGGAGGTTTCTGGCAGGAAAAAAAGATACGCCTATAGATATCTTCTGCGCCTACCCACACACTTTCGCGTGTGATCGAATACATTTCCCTGCACACATGTTGCGAGTCATGATCGTACCAACCTTTATACCTCGGAGCCCAGAGAGAGCCTATGCGTCTTCTGAGACCCGCCTAGACAAAGTCTCGAAGTGGACACGCGACGAGAGCAACAAACGTGAAGAGCAATATCCTGATCATGGCGCCTTTGCTTGCAGCAGTCTCCCGCAATTTCCACCTCTCTgttccttcgcctcgtgTTCTACCACGGTCGTGCCTTTTTCCCGatgcggcgaccgcggcgagcgcactGAGGCACCCATTCGACCGAGTGcccgtcttctccgcccttcTGCCCTTCTCCTCGTTGCCGCTGTCTTCGTCCACGCCCGCCAGGCACTGCCACCTTCGCCGTGCCTGTCTTTCTCTGCCGTGCTCGACTCACGTGGAGCTTCTTCGGACTTCGGAGCGCGCCGTTGACTGACTGCCGCAACCCTCCCTGTCGCGGTCCTCCGCTGGACATCCGTATGCGCGGAATCGCCGCGTTCGGCTCTCCGCAagtcctctccgcgctcaCACGAAAAACCAGTACTGCGTGTTGTACGGCGAGGTGAAGAAGGAAGGCGGTACGGGACCCCATACCTTGCCCTGTCGCCTTCGGAACGCGTCCAGCAGCTCGGTCGCCGACCCGTAGGGCTCTGGGCCGCTGTGCcaggtcgcgccgcgcgaaatGCCGCTTCCCGCTGGCGGTGGCAACCGACCGGGGAGGCTGTCGCTCCGCAAGTCGTACGCGGCTGGAGGCGGGGCTCCGCACGCATGTTCTGAAGATCCAGTCAGACGGACTCATGAACAAATTCGCATGCAACGAACCACTCGCGCCTGGGCACTCCAGGGACGGCATCCGAAAGGACGCTGACGCGCGTGAACAATACGCAGTGTGTTTGGATGCGCTAGCGTGGCAGCGCCGTCACCACGCCCACAGCTGTTGACGCATCTGCCAGCAGAGCGGCCCTGCGAGAGCCAGAGGCATGCAAGCGAAGGTCCGAAGTAGTCAGAAACCGAGCCGAGCAACTCGTGCCACCCGGTCTGGGctgtctcgcctctgcgtagGTTCCGAGGTCGGCGTACCTTGGAAGTAGAGCTGCGCATGGCCACGGACGAACTTGTGAAGGACTTCGAAGGGGATTTGCCGACGACAGAAGGGACAGGCGAGCGTCCTGCCGTCCTCAGCGGGCCctggagctgcgccgcggaggcgctccgcgcgctcctgctcggcgcgcgcgagtttCTGCGGAGAGATCGGGAACGGCGGCGGACTCACGCGAGTCCCTCCTGCGTCCGGGGGTCGCCACGCATGGGGCGCGCCGGTCGGCGTGGGCgggaggaaggccgcggggAAGGGCGGCGAGTCGTCGAACGGCTGCGGCACGTGGGGACTGTGCCCAGGGTCGCAGGCGAGCTGCgggagcctcgcgcgaggctggtAGCCGTTGTACGCAGAAACATCTGGAGGAGAGGGCGGTGACGAGGACAGCGTCGCGTCTGGTGCGACGTGGGGTGGTCCGTGCGGGGGCGAGCCGTAGCCGTTCgccggcagagacgacgTCGGCCGTCCTGCCTggaaaggagaagagagacacaaaGATGCGCCTGATGCCCCGCAGACACCCACGGCTCTCTGAACCCTGAACCCTCTACATTTTTATATGCAATGACACCTACGTGGATCTGCATGTGTAGACTTACGTTGCCGCATACACCGCTATATTCATTCCTGCACTCCTGGACAGCGGCATAGCTGAGTCATATACACGTAGCCGAGGCGCCCGTGGGACTTTGCGCGTGGCTCCGCGGGGCACCGCATGCGCCGGTCTGGGGAAGCGCCTACCACTGTGACGCGGTACTTTggctcctgcgcgcgcgctgcagcgtgaCCTGGCGTCGCCGTTTCGTCGGTGTGCCTCCGCCTGGGCGAGTTCGCGGCGCttggggcggcggagacgacgcgcgagacgatgTCGGCATCCGGCGGCACCAttgaggcggagacgccgcgggcgctgtgCAGCCTCGAGTCGCTGattcgccggcgcgccggcacaGGCAGCGAAGCGTGCTTCGCCTCCCACGCGCTGTGGGCGCGTCGCTCCAAGATGCCGCGCTCGGGGTTGTAGACCAGAaccgcgggcgctgcgggaGCGACCGGCAGGTGAGGACggtgccgcggcgaagggcgctgcgagggcgaCTTCTCTTGCGCGCCAGGGACTGGCAAGAAGCTCGACGCCTCCCCGCTGGGCGAAGTCgcccgcgagacgcccgGAGCCtccagcgaaggcagcgacggcgagcgcgaaccCGCCAtcgcggccgcgtccgcgctcaCACAGACAGTTCCCAcgaagcgacagacgcgcggcgcgtgcccgTCGTTGTGCTGCCGACTCGTTCGCGACTGGAAAAGGGAAGAGACGCGCTCGAGGGGTCAGCACAGCGACAGCCGCTCCGCCCGGAGCACCGGAACGCCAGccagaagggagagaggcggagagagtaGAGAGATCCGACGAACGCGATGCAGGATGATGAGGagaaacgaagacgaagacaggACACACGTGTCTGCGAATCGCTGCCGACCCCTGGACAGGACGAGCTAGACGGAGAACCAACGCGCCTGTGCAGACTCAGAAAGGAAAACGCGCCTTTAGCGAAACTCCAGAGGGAGGCATAGCGACCGTGTGTGGGGAGCAGGGAccagacagagacagcgagcggGAGAGCTGCACTCAAcgcagcggaagaaaagTGCGAGCCGCCAGGGCGATGACAGATaagaagagaggcaggcagagCGAGACTGGAAAAACGCACCAACGAGACGCAGTGAcgcgagaaggccgaggTGGAGCAACGCAGTCGCCGCAAGAAtcgcggcgagaagagacagaaggccGTCGCTGCGGTCGGCATACGCTCGGGTCGGCGTGATCAGCTTCTGCCTCGGGAACTCATCGGCGGCAGGGAGAAACAGGGCGCCTGTTCCCTGCGCACTGAATGAGTTTTTACACTTTTCCGAggtttctttttttccttcagGGGCTTGGCGCACGCGtggccgccttcgcgtctctcaagttcgccttctgcagaaGGGTGCTCCGAGGGCAGACGCGAGACGACTTTCAGAACAGAATAGACAGCGGAAAAAACAATCTCAAagcaggcaggcgcaggctcTTGTCGGCACTCGCGTCCGTCAGCCTACCCTAcgaataggtagagtgaacatatacatatatatgcatatgtagaGACATATGTGGACGGAGTGGAGATCAGAGCATGGCTCACACAGTAACGGAGCGACTACATCGAATACCACGTGCCAGCGaccagaagacgagaaaaggcgggcgcagagactcAAGCGGCGATAGAGCGAAGTAAAGACGTCGCGTGAGAACGTGGAGTTGCTTCGGCGAGGCAGGATGCCGGTTGTGCGAAACATACCAACTCGAAAGGTGGACGTTGCGGCGCtagacgaaggcggaggagagatGCCGCGCATGAGTCACAGCCGGACGAgctccctcgctctctctcaaCTGCATCCTGACTCTGCGAGGAAAACGCcctggagcggcgcgcgaaacCATCTGAAGGGCGACAGGCTGCTGACGCCACCTCGCGGCATCTGACTAcgttgcggcgcgcgcctgcgtttAGCACATTCTCGTCTTTCGGCGTCTGCATCCCAAGCTAGCACCTGCGGCTCCGTCAGATCCTCGcaaagacgcggaggccgttCGCGGGGCTGACGGGTGCCCGCGAGAGGGGCGGAAAAGGTtttcgcgctgcggcgaggcgcctctgTGGACGACTGGAGTCTCCCTGGAGCCGCTGCCGGAAAAACTTCGACGAAGCGCGGCTCTTGAGCGCACGAAGCCCaacgcgaagaaggcagaatcgcgacgacgcgctcgccaggAACGCTGTCGAGGAGATGCGCGACCGCGCCTGGCATACAAGCAGCGGAGGAGCACGGCTCGACTTGATGCATCGCTGTGGTAATTCAACGCAGGTAGAAACTGCGCTTGTTTTAAGCGACCATCCCTCCCccgagaggcgcgcatgcCGACGAGTTTGACGCGCTGCGAGATCTACGCGCCGTTGCAGCGGGACCTTGCGAAGGATTCCCGCCTTCGCGGAGGCTCCTCGATTCCGAGCACAGACGAGGCACACGGCGGAGTAGAATTGGAGTCAAGGAAGCGAAAaagcagcagatgcagcagaACCCGACAAAGAAGCGAGGTcccagagaggagacggcgagtcgccgcgcggagccAGCGACGTTGCGTTTCTTGGAAGCGCGaagccgcgtgcgcctcaTGGGCGGCGTGTGACTtggcgagaggaagagatTTTTCGCATATTTTTCGAAGGAACACGGAATTCGAGCCCCCGCGCAAACGAGGCGAGATGCACACGTCAAATTCTGGGGCGGGAAAGCCGAGAAATGCGCCCTCCTACGCGGTGTGGTCGTGAGAAAAGCCGCCACTACGCagtcgcgaggcgcggagaggcagcaggggcgcgcgcgcgcgcgccacacGCGATCCGCGTAGTCCCGAGGCGGAGCTTCGCAGCTTTCAGATTTTCAACAGTGCAACTGCGCGCATCATGTAGTCGCGTTTCTTGGAGCTGCCTCCAAAGCATTTTTCTTGCGTagctccctcgcctcgctgcgccccAGGGCGAGGGTTTTCGCTGCTTCGCAGGTCAACACTCGAGTGCGGCTGAGCATCGAAggctgtgtgtgtgtaccGAGCAGCCGTGGATTTCCGAAACGCAGCGGCCCTCGATCGAGCGCAGCTCCGCggtgttttcttctctttgccccagtctgcgcagacgctcgTCGCTTCGCAGGTGCTCGCCGGTCgcagtctcttcttcgctgtcgcctcctccaggcACACGGGAAAGGGGAGAcaggccgcggagcgcaCGCGGAGGTGGACGTAGGTCTCAGGCTCTCAGAGTTCCGAGGCCGCTcaggcgtccgccgcgcgttcGATTCTTCGTCTTGACCTCGGTTTCGCGCTCCGGCGGATCCTCTGGGCTGCACAGCTTTGTCAGCCGGCCTGTCTGTCTcccgcgcggaagaggcgtTGCACTCGCCGAGCAGGAGAAGCCGACGCAGGcaccgcggagaggagaatGAATCGCGGAGAGTGAGCTGTCAAGACGTCTTCCCTAACCCAGAAAGCCGCGGGGAGACGGCGGGTTTTCGACTGCGgctcggctggcggcgcgtgtTTGTGAGGCCGCCTACAGAGTGCCAGCGCCACTGCCGGTCGCGCCCGCTGTCTGGATTTCTTCGGGAAGGCTCTCGAGATACCAGACACCTAATTGCCTCCAACGGCTAGAACACGCTCAGGATGAACTGTGGACGC from Besnoitia besnoiti strain Bb-Ger1 chromosome XIII, whole genome shotgun sequence includes these protein-coding regions:
- a CDS encoding RNB family domain-containing protein (encoded by transcript BESB_030570), which codes for MAGSRSPSLPSLEAPGVSRATSPSGEASSFLPVPGAQEKSPSQRPSPRHRPHLPVAPAAPAVLVYNPERGILERRAHSAWEAKHASLPVPARRRISDSRLHSARGVSASMVPPDADIVSRVVSAAPSAANSPRRRHTDETATPGHAAARAQEPKYRVTVAGRPTSSLPANGYGSPPHGPPHVAPDATLSSSPPSPPDVSAYNGYQPRARLPQLACDPGHSPHVPQPFDDSPPFPAAFLPPTPTGAPHAWRPPDAGGTRVSPPPFPISPQKLARAEQERAERLRGAAPGPAEDGRTLACPFCRRQIPFEVLHKFVRGHAQLYFQEHACGAPPPAAYDLRSDSLPGRLPPPAGSGISRGATWHSGPEPYGSATELLDAFRRRQGKVWGPVPPSFFTSPYNTQYWFFV